The following proteins are co-located in the Labrys monachus genome:
- a CDS encoding BrnA antitoxin family protein, producing the protein MKTTFAKLSVSEKEKWAKALAKAGAYGEGLTDEEDAKLHAAALADPDAPPLPDDANLVTYQEARRRGRPRVPNPKRQVTMRLDGDVIDRMRALGDGWQVKANAVLKDWLEKVG; encoded by the coding sequence ATGAAGACCACATTCGCAAAACTTTCGGTCTCTGAAAAGGAAAAGTGGGCGAAGGCCCTCGCAAAGGCAGGGGCCTATGGCGAAGGGCTGACCGACGAGGAAGACGCGAAGCTGCACGCCGCGGCGCTCGCCGATCCGGACGCGCCACCCCTCCCGGACGACGCAAATCTCGTCACCTATCAGGAAGCTCGGCGCCGCGGCCGGCCGCGTGTGCCGAACCCGAAACGCCAGGTGACGATGCGCCTGGACGGCGACGTCATCGATCGCATGCGTGCCCTGGGCGACGGCTGGCAGGTCAAGGCGAATGCCGTGTTGAAGGATTGGCTCGAAAAAGTCGGCTGA
- a CDS encoding helix-turn-helix domain-containing protein gives MDPRPYTPETLAERWGCTPNHVRALIKRGELCAFRIGPRLLRIPVDAVKQFEEKNTTQAAVSRPASLPPDEPIILTLTPGALALSKSR, from the coding sequence ATGGACCCAAGACCTTACACACCTGAAACCCTTGCGGAGCGCTGGGGGTGCACGCCGAACCACGTTCGAGCTCTGATCAAGCGCGGCGAGCTTTGTGCCTTTCGTATCGGACCGCGTCTTCTCAGAATTCCAGTTGATGCGGTCAAGCAATTTGAAGAGAAAAACACGACACAGGCGGCTGTCAGCCGCCCCGCGAGCCTGCCACCCGACGAGCCTATTATCCTGACGCTTACGCCAGGCGCTTTGGCACTCTCAAAAAGCCGGTAG
- a CDS encoding BrnT family toxin, translated as MTTFDPAKNRSNLVKHGIELAAAEGFEWETALIAEDRGEAHGEQRERAIGFIGPRLFFYVYTLRGEEDHAISLRAADRKDKKRYEDHIRKTFGL; from the coding sequence TTGACCACTTTCGATCCCGCCAAGAACCGCAGCAATCTCGTCAAGCACGGCATCGAGCTTGCGGCGGCTGAAGGGTTCGAGTGGGAAACGGCGCTGATCGCGGAGGACCGCGGCGAGGCCCATGGCGAACAGCGTGAGCGCGCTATCGGCTTCATCGGCCCTCGCCTGTTCTTCTACGTCTACACGCTCCGCGGCGAGGAGGATCATGCGATCAGCCTCCGCGCCGCCGACAGGAAGGACAAGAAGCGCTATGAAGACCACATTCGCAAAACTTTCGGTCTCTGA
- a CDS encoding baseplate hub protein, translated as MAFSQKRISIQLQLANGQFHGGGNTATIEGLRCSCHIVNKGGADQSDATAAIFGLPLDLMNQLSNVGTQYNRDFLNTVVIRAGDSSGMDTVYEGQIFSAFVDAMSMPQVCFRISAKPNIYDQVKPVKPTSIKGSADVAGMMSNLAKQMGLAFEGNGVNVKLANPYYYGSAWMQAMQIAEHAGIEWIVDKGTLAISMPGKPRQGSTPLISKETGLVGYPAFNETEIILRALYNPAVRYGGDIEVKSDLTPANGKWIVKLIEYDLESQMPGGSWFMTIIAYPIGPTTP; from the coding sequence ATGGCCTTCTCGCAAAAGCGGATCTCCATCCAGTTGCAACTTGCCAATGGCCAGTTCCATGGCGGCGGCAACACGGCGACGATAGAGGGGCTAAGGTGCTCTTGCCATATCGTAAATAAGGGGGGCGCCGATCAGAGTGATGCCACGGCTGCTATCTTTGGCCTGCCGCTCGATTTGATGAACCAGCTCAGCAATGTCGGCACCCAATACAACAGGGACTTTTTGAATACCGTCGTGATCCGAGCAGGCGACAGTTCCGGCATGGACACCGTCTATGAAGGGCAAATCTTCTCCGCCTTCGTCGACGCGATGTCGATGCCGCAGGTCTGCTTTCGCATTTCCGCCAAACCGAATATCTATGACCAGGTCAAGCCCGTCAAGCCGACCAGCATCAAAGGCAGCGCCGACGTCGCCGGCATGATGTCGAACCTCGCGAAGCAAATGGGGTTGGCCTTCGAGGGCAACGGCGTCAACGTCAAGCTCGCTAACCCCTACTACTACGGCTCGGCCTGGATGCAGGCGATGCAGATCGCCGAGCATGCCGGCATCGAGTGGATCGTCGACAAGGGCACACTCGCCATATCGATGCCCGGCAAGCCGCGGCAGGGCAGCACCCCGCTCATCTCCAAAGAGACGGGCTTAGTTGGATACCCAGCCTTCAACGAAACCGAAATCATCCTTCGCGCGCTGTACAATCCGGCCGTGAGATATGGGGGGGATATCGAGGTTAAAAGCGATCTGACGCCAGCCAATGGCAAATGGATCGTGAAATTGATTGAATATGATCTCGAATCCCAGATGCCCGGCGGAAGTTGGTTCATGACGATCATCGCTTATCCGATAGGCCCCACGACACCATAG